The following proteins come from a genomic window of Macrobrachium nipponense isolate FS-2020 chromosome 18, ASM1510439v2, whole genome shotgun sequence:
- the LOC135196703 gene encoding uncharacterized protein LOC135196703, with amino-acid sequence MTQTSRKNPAPIQTTKLGLQGTKDNPTMPDPQSNEASIPIHKLTDLQGQDTHHLPDPRAETKRHPSTTNSPQGDPRHPPCPETPPQKPATHPLTNRLPGGKDNPPCPDPSPRCPRTHPLTIDPPGDPRHPPALTQQEPAPIQGKLKRSRGQEHSNHAMTPAEASNHSTNNREFKERDPRPPTHAMTPADCPAPPHHN; translated from the coding sequence ATGACCCAAACTAGCAGAAAAAACCCAGCACCCATCCAAACAACTAAACTAGGACTTCAGGGGACTAAAGACAACCCCACCATGCCTGACCCCCAGTCCAATGAAGCCAGCATCCCCATCCACAAACTAACTGATCTTcagggacaagacacccaccatttGCCTGACCCCAGGGCAGAAACCAAGCGACACCCATCCACAACTAATAGCCCTCAAGGGGAcccaagacacccaccatgccctgaaaCCCCCCCGCAGAAGCCAGCCACCCATCCACTAACTAATAGACTTCCAGGGGGAAAAGAcaacccaccatgccctgaccccagcccAAGATGCCCACGCACCCATCCACTAACAATAGACCCTCCAGGGGACCCAAGACACCCACCAGCCCTGACCCAGCAAGAACCAGCACCCATCCAGGGGAAACTAAAGAGATCCAGGGGACAAGAACACTCCAACCATGCCATGACCCCAGCAGAAGCCAGCAACCATTCCACAAATAATAGGGAATTCAAGGAAAGGGACCCAAGACCACCAACCCATGCCATGACCCCAGCAGATTGCCCAGCCCCACCCCATCACAACTAA
- the LOC135196704 gene encoding soluble scavenger receptor cysteine-rich domain-containing protein SSC5D-like, which yields MPDPSRIPAPITLQLMLQGDPNTTHQCPGPKAEPSTHPQLIELPGGQDTPDAPDPSRNQDPSTTNILQGTDTPPCPEPHRSQHPSTTNRLQGNKGTPNHALPQAEASTPPQLNRLPGQNPMPLNPSETSTHQQLIYSRGQTPTMPPDPSRKPAPSTTNASGEEDPTHHPDPIRSQPTHPQLLDSWGQGTTTMPGPQPRTSTHPQLIEVRGQTPTCPGPQQEASTHPN from the coding sequence atgcccgaCCCCAGCAGAATTCCAGCACCCATTACCCTACAACTAATGCTCCAGGGGGACCCCAATACCACCCACCAATGCCCTGGACCCAAAGCAGAACCATCCACCCATCCACAACTAATAGAACTTCCAGGGGGACAAGACACCCCAGATGCCCCTGACCCCAGCAGAAACCAGGACCCATCCACAACTAATATACTTCAGGGGACAGACACCCCACCATGCCCTGAACCCCACAGAAGCCAGCACCCATCCACAACTAATAGACTTCAGGGGAACAAGGGAACACCCAACCATGCCCTACCCCAAGCAGAAGCCAGCACCCCTCCACAACTAAATAGACTTCCAGGACAAAACCCCATGCccttgaacccatctgaaaccaGCACCCATCAACAACTAATATACTCCAGGGGacagacacccaccatgcccccTGACCCCAGCAGAAAACCCGCACCATCCACAACTAATGCTTCCGGGGAAGAAGACCCCACCCACCACCCTGACCCCATCAGAAGCCAGCCAACCCATCCACAACTACTAGACTCCTGGGGACAAGGGACAACCACCATGCCCGGACCCCAGCCCAGAACAAGCACCCATCCACAACTAATAGAAGTCCGGGGACAGACACCCACATGCCCTGGACCCCAGCAGGAAGCCAGCACCCATCCAAACTAA